The Chryseobacterium nakagawai genome has a segment encoding these proteins:
- a CDS encoding helix-turn-helix domain-containing protein, with product MNDFLIGIGKRLKDIRKKNNLTINELAFRANVSNGLVSRIENGRTIPSLPVLLDLIQSLDIDASYFFEGVEKKSNAKFIYVPKESQQVIEKEVEAEGFKYMHIFSKSLHSLGFEAVLLTLEPNSKREKVITDAWEFKYILKGEVKYIIDNEEVIMKEGDSLYFNGKFPHVPVSISNESCVMLVLYFYTA from the coding sequence ATGAATGACTTTTTAATAGGAATCGGAAAGAGATTAAAGGATATTAGAAAAAAAAACAACCTGACCATTAACGAACTGGCTTTTAGAGCCAATGTAAGCAACGGTCTTGTTTCCCGTATTGAAAATGGAAGAACAATTCCTTCGCTTCCTGTTTTACTGGACCTGATTCAATCACTGGATATTGATGCCAGTTACTTCTTTGAAGGAGTGGAAAAAAAGTCCAATGCAAAATTCATTTATGTTCCTAAAGAAAGCCAGCAGGTTATAGAAAAAGAGGTTGAAGCTGAAGGCTTTAAATATATGCATATCTTCAGCAAAAGTCTTCATTCTTTAGGATTTGAAGCAGTATTGCTAACTCTTGAACCCAATTCTAAAAGGGAAAAAGTTATTACAGATGCCTGGGAATTCAAATATATTCTGAAAGGAGAAGTAAAATACATCATTGATAATGAAGAAGTCATCATGAAAGAAGGCGATTCTCTATACTTCAATGGAAAGTTTCCGCACGTTCCAGTAAGCATCAGTAATGAAAGCTGCGTGATGCTTGTTCTTTATTTTTATACTGCTTAG
- a CDS encoding HAD-IA family hydrolase, with translation MKNIELLVLDMAGTTVNEDNVVYKTLTKAVNEYGYEVKLEQVLITCAGMEKLEAITSLLKEINGNEEDAAAIFENFSGKLKDAYQNLEVKPINGTEDFLLKMKAQHKKVVLNTGYTYEIAQQLLDKLQWKENIHFDALITADDVSESRPSPEMINLAMKKFNILEPEKVLKAGDSVIDIEEGKNAGCGLTVAVLSGAQNRAALEKAEPDYIFNTISEAEGII, from the coding sequence ATGAAAAATATAGAATTATTGGTTCTGGATATGGCCGGAACTACAGTGAATGAAGATAATGTAGTGTATAAAACGCTAACTAAAGCTGTTAATGAATATGGTTATGAAGTTAAGTTGGAACAGGTACTTATCACCTGTGCCGGAATGGAAAAACTGGAAGCTATTACAAGCTTATTAAAAGAAATCAATGGAAATGAAGAAGATGCTGCTGCTATTTTTGAAAACTTCTCTGGAAAACTAAAGGATGCTTATCAGAATCTTGAGGTAAAACCTATCAACGGAACGGAAGATTTTCTCCTTAAAATGAAAGCTCAGCATAAAAAAGTGGTTCTGAATACCGGTTATACCTATGAAATCGCTCAACAGCTTTTGGATAAACTGCAGTGGAAAGAAAATATACATTTTGACGCCTTAATCACCGCTGATGATGTTTCAGAAAGCAGGCCGAGTCCGGAAATGATCAATCTGGCTATGAAAAAATTTAATATCCTGGAACCTGAAAAGGTTTTAAAAGCCGGAGATTCCGTGATCGATATTGAAGAGGGCAAAAATGCCGGTTGTGGACTCACTGTCGCAGTGCTTTCCGGAGCTCAAAACAGAGCAGCGCTGGAAAAGGCTGAACCTGATTATATTTTCAATACGATTTCCGAAGCTGAGGGAATTATTTAG
- a CDS encoding TonB-dependent receptor: protein MKTNLEKILTLASVCFITFVSAQKQLIIGTVLDDNQPLPGATVKIKGLSKNITTDVDGKFTINDIKEGEYNLQISYIGYATTDITVNLKSDETTDLGTIKLSQPRKNIDEVVVTGTLKNTEARALNLQKNAINITNVIASDGIGKLPDRNAAETVQRVQGVSIERDQGEGRFVSLRGLPPFWASTTINGNRLPTAEEETTSRATAFDFFPTELISYVHVNKSFTPDIEADGIGGGVNFITKTPPMKTEFKATLGSGYNAKADKGVYNLGFLYGGRTKDKKFGYLFNFAHFIRNWSTDNFEARRSGDEGVFRMELRDYNGVRKTTGINAAFEYVLSPKNTLYLKGMYGTLSDDETHYKHRVRFDKFSAANNTARVELQNIHNLLITELTSVSLGGVHNLNKGKIDWDLSYYDNQFKYGNIPDKQNNSYYVIKYTQSGVGINPDYIADRGNGPRAYWKADGGKLDYKNPDALFGFYSNPDFKMDATQMRFTDLEFYKVFVEEKDKIVAAFNHEINASDNLTIKYGFKYRDKERNAKFSDIFYNWSNGTAPLLSDYTQYITTQPNGRKYLSEMNAHIGNTFGPVLSTGGMNQFWYDNQGNLKINTTDSEALEYNKALGRNFDVFEKHADAYGMATYKLNDKITFLGGIRLSNTNTKVKGYNVVDDVLTPVEHTKNYLAVLPMIHLKYALNDKTNLRFAATRTFSRPNFGDLTPGGTYIEADNAFKGGNPNLNPTYSLNFDLMGEYYFSNVGILSGGVFYKSITDPIFQDSFIGNYNGMNGVQFSAPNNGSAAWLGGLELGITKRFDFLPGFLKYFGAQVNATFMTSEMEKPSGRKVALPYQAKELYNIQLFYEQKGFNARLAYNYKGKYAVEYAEDDINDSYYGKYSSLDFGGSYQFTKNLGLYMDINNILNKPLIYHFGKSEDRPEQVEYYGVRCNLGIKLNF from the coding sequence ATGAAAACAAATTTAGAGAAAATACTTACCCTTGCTTCTGTCTGTTTCATCACTTTTGTTTCAGCGCAAAAGCAGTTAATTATAGGAACTGTTCTTGATGACAACCAGCCGCTCCCCGGTGCGACCGTTAAAATAAAAGGTTTATCCAAAAACATAACCACGGATGTTGACGGAAAGTTTACAATCAATGATATCAAAGAAGGTGAATACAACCTACAAATTAGCTATATTGGTTATGCTACAACGGATATTACGGTTAATTTAAAATCTGACGAGACTACAGATCTTGGAACCATAAAGCTATCTCAACCGAGGAAGAATATTGATGAAGTAGTGGTTACCGGAACTTTAAAGAATACCGAGGCAAGAGCCTTAAATCTACAGAAAAATGCAATTAACATTACCAATGTCATTGCTTCTGACGGAATCGGAAAACTACCGGACAGAAATGCAGCGGAAACCGTACAGCGCGTCCAGGGAGTTTCTATTGAAAGGGATCAAGGAGAGGGAAGATTTGTTTCTCTAAGAGGACTTCCTCCATTCTGGGCATCTACCACCATCAATGGAAACAGACTTCCTACAGCAGAAGAGGAAACGACTTCCAGAGCTACTGCTTTTGACTTCTTTCCAACAGAACTGATCTCTTATGTGCATGTCAATAAATCTTTTACTCCTGATATTGAAGCCGACGGAATTGGTGGCGGAGTAAACTTTATTACGAAAACTCCACCTATGAAAACGGAGTTTAAAGCAACATTAGGAAGTGGTTACAATGCCAAAGCGGATAAAGGAGTCTATAATCTTGGATTCTTGTATGGAGGGAGAACAAAGGATAAAAAATTCGGGTATTTATTCAATTTTGCCCATTTCATCAGAAACTGGTCAACGGATAATTTCGAAGCAAGAAGAAGTGGTGATGAAGGGGTTTTCAGAATGGAACTGCGTGATTATAACGGGGTAAGAAAAACTACCGGAATTAATGCTGCTTTCGAATATGTACTTTCCCCAAAAAATACTTTGTATCTGAAGGGAATGTATGGAACATTATCTGATGATGAAACCCATTACAAACACAGAGTACGATTTGATAAGTTCAGTGCTGCCAATAATACGGCAAGAGTGGAGCTTCAAAACATTCACAACTTACTGATTACAGAGCTTACTTCTGTTTCATTAGGTGGAGTTCATAATTTGAATAAAGGAAAAATTGATTGGGATCTTTCATATTATGATAACCAGTTTAAATATGGAAATATTCCTGATAAACAGAACAATTCTTATTATGTCATTAAATATACCCAATCTGGAGTAGGCATCAACCCAGATTATATAGCTGACCGTGGAAATGGGCCAAGAGCCTACTGGAAAGCTGATGGTGGAAAATTAGATTATAAAAATCCGGATGCTTTATTCGGTTTCTACAGCAATCCCGATTTTAAAATGGATGCTACTCAGATGAGATTTACTGATCTGGAATTTTATAAAGTATTTGTAGAAGAAAAAGATAAGATTGTAGCAGCTTTTAATCATGAAATTAATGCTTCTGATAACCTAACGATAAAGTATGGTTTCAAATACAGGGATAAGGAACGTAATGCTAAATTCTCTGATATTTTCTACAACTGGAGCAACGGAACGGCACCTCTGTTATCTGATTACACCCAATATATTACGACTCAGCCTAACGGAAGAAAGTATTTAAGTGAAATGAATGCTCATATCGGAAATACATTCGGACCCGTACTTTCTACAGGAGGAATGAACCAGTTCTGGTATGATAATCAAGGAAATTTAAAGATCAACACCACTGATTCCGAAGCTTTGGAATACAATAAGGCACTAGGAAGAAACTTTGATGTTTTTGAAAAACATGCGGATGCATACGGGATGGCCACTTACAAACTGAATGATAAAATTACCTTTTTAGGAGGAATCAGATTATCGAATACCAATACAAAAGTAAAAGGATATAATGTGGTTGATGATGTGCTAACACCAGTTGAGCATACTAAAAATTATCTGGCTGTTCTCCCAATGATTCATCTGAAATATGCCTTAAATGATAAGACCAATCTTCGTTTTGCAGCAACAAGAACTTTTTCAAGGCCTAACTTCGGAGATCTGACTCCTGGCGGAACTTATATTGAAGCTGATAATGCATTCAAAGGAGGAAATCCCAACCTTAATCCTACCTATTCTTTGAATTTTGACCTGATGGGAGAATATTATTTTTCAAATGTTGGGATTCTGAGTGGTGGTGTTTTTTATAAATCCATTACAGACCCCATTTTTCAGGATTCTTTTATTGGAAACTATAATGGAATGAACGGGGTACAGTTTTCTGCTCCTAATAACGGTAGTGCAGCATGGCTGGGAGGTCTTGAATTGGGTATTACCAAAAGATTTGATTTCCTGCCAGGCTTTCTTAAATATTTCGGAGCTCAGGTCAACGCAACGTTTATGACTTCAGAAATGGAAAAACCAAGCGGAAGAAAAGTTGCCCTTCCTTATCAGGCTAAAGAGTTGTATAACATCCAGCTATTCTATGAGCAAAAGGGATTCAATGCCAGACTGGCCTACAATTATAAAGGAAAATATGCGGTTGAATATGCTGAAGATGACATCAATGATTCTTACTATGGAAAATACAGCAGCTTAGATTTTGGGGGATCTTATCAGTTTACCAAAAATCTGGGACTATATATGGATATCAATAATATTCTGAATAAACCTCTGATCTACCACTTCGGAAAAAGTGAAGACCGTCCTGAACAGGTAGAATATTATGGAGTAAGATGTAACCTTGGAATAAAATTAAACTTCTAA
- a CDS encoding DUF5690 family protein, giving the protein MARTINTKTLVTLKAAFAAFGIYFCMYGFRKPFTVASFEGLSYFGVDYKILIIIAQAVGYFISKFIGIKFISELKPTKRLTYLFSFIAIAELSLLGFAVVPAPYNILFMFLNGIPLGMIWGIVFSYIEGRKTTEIIGLFLCSSFVVSSGFTKSVGKFLMDTFSVSEFWMPFSAGLIFIIPLFLFGILLERIPKPNEEDVMLKSKRQPLNGTERKALIQQFFVPIVCIIFLYICLTVLRDFRDNFNREIWDGLHFSFDSSIFTLTEIPIAIMVLLIMSFMVKVKNNKKAFAYYHYILFAGILTVGLSTYLFQQNTLSPFLWMTVSGFGMYICYIPFNGIYFDRMIAAFDIKGNVGFLIYIVDSFGYLGSVLILLYKNFGSSQTSWLSFYISLNYIITISVLILSIIAFLAFRKKAKPNSNSNQYINFDTSKIL; this is encoded by the coding sequence ATGGCCAGAACGATCAATACAAAAACATTAGTAACACTGAAGGCTGCCTTTGCTGCCTTTGGTATCTACTTCTGCATGTACGGTTTCAGAAAACCTTTTACCGTAGCTTCTTTTGAAGGGCTCTCCTATTTTGGAGTGGATTATAAGATCCTGATTATCATCGCACAGGCCGTAGGATATTTTATTTCCAAGTTTATTGGAATTAAATTTATATCCGAATTAAAACCAACGAAAAGACTGACTTATCTATTTTCTTTTATTGCCATCGCAGAGCTTTCCTTATTAGGATTTGCGGTAGTTCCTGCTCCTTACAACATTCTTTTTATGTTTCTGAACGGGATTCCGTTGGGAATGATCTGGGGGATTGTCTTTTCATATATTGAAGGCCGTAAAACAACAGAAATCATCGGGCTTTTCCTTTGCTCAAGCTTTGTGGTTTCTTCAGGATTCACCAAGTCTGTAGGAAAGTTTTTGATGGATACTTTTTCTGTTTCAGAATTCTGGATGCCTTTCTCAGCAGGATTGATTTTTATTATTCCATTATTTCTTTTTGGAATCCTTTTAGAAAGAATCCCCAAGCCTAATGAGGAAGATGTTATGCTTAAAAGCAAAAGACAGCCTTTGAACGGAACGGAAAGGAAAGCGCTTATTCAGCAATTCTTCGTTCCTATTGTCTGTATTATTTTTCTTTACATCTGTCTTACTGTTTTAAGAGATTTCAGAGATAATTTCAACCGTGAGATCTGGGATGGACTTCATTTTAGTTTTGACAGTTCTATTTTTACCCTTACAGAAATCCCGATTGCCATCATGGTTCTTCTCATCATGAGTTTCATGGTGAAAGTAAAAAATAACAAAAAGGCTTTTGCTTACTATCATTACATTCTTTTTGCAGGAATTCTGACTGTAGGGCTTTCCACTTATTTATTCCAACAGAATACATTATCTCCATTTTTATGGATGACCGTTTCCGGCTTTGGAATGTATATCTGTTATATTCCTTTTAACGGAATTTACTTTGACAGAATGATTGCAGCCTTTGATATTAAAGGAAATGTAGGCTTTCTGATCTATATTGTAGATTCGTTTGGATACCTGGGGAGCGTTTTGATCCTTCTTTATAAGAATTTTGGATCGTCCCAGACTTCCTGGCTTAGCTTTTATATTAGTTTAAATTATATTATTACTATCAGTGTTTTAATTCTTTCAATCATTGCTTTTCTGGCATTTAGAAAAAAAGCAAAACCTAATTCAAATTCTAATCAATACATCAATTTCGATACTTCGAAAATCTTATAA
- a CDS encoding GNAT family N-acetyltransferase, producing the protein MNDINNEVKIIGYEPQYKEAFKTLNEEWIKTFFVMESSDFKLLDNPEEHIIDKGGYIAFALLDGEAVGTCALVRAQEEPLAFELSKMAVSPKAQGKKIGYLLGNALVEKAKALKAEKVFLETNSILVPAIKLYEKLGFKHTEITNPGYDRVDVQMEIDLKS; encoded by the coding sequence ATGAATGATATTAATAATGAAGTAAAAATTATAGGCTATGAACCTCAGTATAAGGAAGCCTTTAAAACTTTAAACGAAGAATGGATCAAAACATTCTTTGTTATGGAATCCAGTGATTTTAAATTGCTTGATAATCCTGAAGAGCATATTATTGACAAAGGCGGATATATTGCTTTTGCTTTGCTGGATGGTGAAGCTGTAGGTACCTGCGCCTTGGTAAGAGCTCAGGAAGAACCTCTTGCTTTTGAATTGTCAAAAATGGCGGTAAGCCCTAAAGCACAGGGAAAGAAAATCGGTTATCTGTTGGGTAATGCTCTTGTAGAAAAAGCTAAAGCTTTAAAAGCCGAGAAAGTATTCCTGGAAACAAACTCTATATTGGTTCCTGCCATAAAGTTATACGAAAAACTAGGGTTTAAACATACTGAAATTACCAATCCGGGCTATGATCGTGTAGATGTGCAGATGGAGATTGATCTTAAGTCATAG
- a CDS encoding TIGR03364 family FAD-dependent oxidoreductase, whose protein sequence is MTTKFDLLVVGGGILGTFHAYHALKKNLKVALLERNSVPQGATVRNFGQVVPSGMDLKWQNFGRESLAIYNELHNQADLTIRQNGSVYIASNDEELQLIEELYEINRNNDYESVLFSKSDCIKKFDGLRSDYCKGGLFFPQELSVDSADMIVKLHKLLQEKMGLQIIYNTTVVETHEDDQKCTAITADGEEYMASKIIICGGHEFKTLYPNVFNESDLEVSKLQMLQTKPQGIYSLQGNILTGLSIRRYESFSECPSFQKIKSLEDPNSFEKKYGVHILFKQALDGSIILGDSHEYASAKNADDLGFDLNMEIDEFMILEAKKIIDLPTYEIQRRWFGVYSQCKTKDIFEHSPSPNIHIVTGIGGKGMTGSGGFSKFNIEKIYA, encoded by the coding sequence ATGACAACAAAATTTGATTTACTCGTTGTGGGAGGTGGGATTTTAGGAACATTCCATGCTTATCATGCCCTGAAGAAAAATCTTAAAGTAGCTTTACTGGAAAGAAATTCTGTTCCTCAGGGTGCCACGGTAAGAAATTTCGGACAGGTAGTTCCTTCCGGAATGGATCTTAAATGGCAAAACTTCGGAAGAGAAAGTCTCGCAATATATAATGAACTTCATAATCAGGCTGATCTTACGATCAGGCAAAACGGCTCTGTTTATATCGCATCCAATGATGAGGAACTTCAGCTTATTGAAGAACTGTACGAGATCAACAGAAATAATGATTATGAATCAGTTTTATTCTCCAAAAGTGACTGCATCAAGAAGTTTGACGGCCTTCGTTCCGATTACTGTAAAGGTGGATTATTCTTCCCTCAGGAGCTTTCTGTGGATTCAGCAGATATGATTGTAAAACTTCACAAGCTTTTACAGGAAAAAATGGGTTTACAAATCATTTACAATACTACGGTTGTTGAAACGCATGAAGACGATCAGAAATGTACCGCTATTACTGCGGATGGAGAAGAATATATGGCTTCGAAGATCATTATTTGTGGTGGACATGAGTTCAAAACATTATATCCTAACGTATTCAATGAAAGTGATTTGGAAGTAAGCAAGCTTCAAATGCTTCAAACTAAGCCTCAGGGAATTTATTCTCTTCAGGGAAACATTCTGACAGGGCTTTCTATCAGAAGATATGAGTCTTTTAGTGAATGTCCTTCTTTTCAGAAAATCAAATCGTTAGAAGATCCGAATTCATTTGAAAAGAAATATGGAGTTCACATCCTGTTCAAGCAGGCATTAGACGGTTCTATCATTCTTGGAGATTCCCACGAATACGCTAGTGCTAAAAATGCAGACGATCTTGGCTTTGACCTTAATATGGAAATTGATGAATTTATGATTCTTGAAGCTAAGAAAATCATTGATCTTCCCACTTATGAAATCCAGAGAAGATGGTTTGGAGTATATTCTCAATGCAAAACAAAGGATATTTTTGAACACAGTCCCTCTCCGAACATTCATATTGTAACGGGTATCGGTGGAAAAGGAATGACAGGAAGCGGAGGCTTCTCTAAGTTTAACATAGAAAAAATTTACGCATAA
- a CDS encoding aminotransferase-like domain-containing protein, with protein sequence MLKDVLYLKIANSVTEQIKSETLQFGDRLPSLRSAQKLYNVSLNTVKQAYMELESRSLVESRPKYGYYVSQTSQRKLALPSITQMKVSEGKNTPQDLIDKVFGTIGGTDVTQFALGIPGKSLLPVAKMKKCMIDVIKRKGDSGTNYEPVQGSELLRREIAKWSIVMEGRITEDDLVITSGAMNAVYNCLMAVTQPGDLVAVESPVYFGILQAIQLLGLRAVEIPTHPITGVDLDALKKVLPNLSACCFVVNYNNPLGFQMPDENKKELVKMLTEYNVPLVEDDVYGNIYFGAGRPKPCKFYDEAGIVMWTGSVSKTLAPGFRVGWVAPGKFKEKIIRQKLVQTVSGPSLFSDVIADFLAHGRYDHHLRMFRKKLYANYLQIQKSVTQYFPDNTKISEPKGGFMLWLELDKRICTEDLYDEAVSQKVNFAPGRMFSQYNQYQNCMRLNYALEWTDRVESDLEKLGKMIKNRI encoded by the coding sequence ATGTTGAAAGATGTTTTATACCTCAAAATAGCGAATTCTGTCACGGAGCAGATCAAAAGTGAGACCCTGCAATTTGGAGACAGGCTACCCTCGTTGAGGAGCGCCCAAAAACTTTACAATGTCAGCCTGAATACAGTAAAACAGGCTTATATGGAGCTGGAAAGCCGTTCTTTGGTTGAGTCCCGTCCTAAATACGGATATTATGTAAGCCAAACTTCGCAACGAAAGTTGGCATTGCCTTCTATCACCCAAATGAAAGTGTCAGAAGGGAAAAATACACCACAAGATCTTATTGATAAAGTGTTTGGAACGATTGGAGGAACAGACGTTACGCAGTTTGCATTGGGTATTCCCGGGAAAAGCCTTCTTCCGGTAGCCAAGATGAAAAAATGTATGATTGATGTGATAAAGCGGAAAGGGGATAGTGGAACCAACTATGAACCGGTACAGGGAAGCGAATTGCTTCGCCGTGAAATTGCCAAATGGTCTATCGTAATGGAAGGGAGAATTACAGAAGATGATCTGGTGATTACATCAGGAGCGATGAATGCTGTATACAATTGTTTAATGGCAGTAACACAGCCGGGAGATTTAGTAGCGGTGGAAAGTCCTGTTTATTTCGGAATCCTTCAGGCTATTCAGCTATTAGGATTGAGAGCTGTAGAAATTCCTACCCATCCCATTACAGGAGTAGATTTGGATGCCTTAAAAAAAGTGCTTCCCAATCTTTCAGCCTGTTGTTTTGTGGTGAATTATAATAATCCGCTGGGGTTTCAGATGCCGGATGAGAACAAGAAAGAACTGGTAAAAATGCTTACTGAGTATAATGTTCCTCTGGTGGAAGATGATGTTTATGGAAATATTTACTTCGGGGCTGGAAGACCTAAACCCTGTAAGTTTTATGATGAGGCGGGAATTGTAATGTGGACGGGATCGGTCTCTAAAACACTGGCTCCCGGATTTAGGGTAGGATGGGTAGCTCCCGGAAAATTTAAAGAAAAGATCATCCGTCAGAAATTGGTTCAAACGGTAAGTGGCCCTTCCTTATTTTCGGATGTGATTGCCGACTTCCTTGCTCATGGGCGTTACGATCATCATTTAAGGATGTTCAGGAAAAAGCTGTATGCTAATTATCTTCAGATTCAGAAGTCGGTAACACAGTATTTTCCGGATAATACAAAGATCTCAGAACCAAAAGGAGGGTTTATGTTGTGGCTGGAACTGGATAAAAGAATTTGTACCGAAGATTTATATGATGAAGCAGTCAGCCAGAAAGTAAACTTTGCCCCGGGAAGAATGTTTTCACAATACAATCAGTACCAAAACTGTATGCGATTAAATTATGCCCTCGAATGGACAGACCGTGTAGAAAGCGATCTCGAAAAACTGGGAAAAATGATAAAAAACAGAATATAA
- a CDS encoding alkaline phosphatase family protein, which translates to MAVIISCFLGAQTKKVLFIGIDGCRADVMMSTNTPNIQNLISQSIYSLDGLCAATTWSGNGWSTMLTGVWHTKHNVQDNNFTNPNYVNYPDFLTRAENYNPNLRTISLANWAPINDKIVKNADIKSNLGSDLAVKNAAVNALQNDNPDILFVDFDDVDHAGHSYGFSSAVPQYVSSIQTTDAYIGEIVNAMKNRSTYNNEDWMVVLTTDHGATDTSHGGGNLSERDIFTIYSNPGFTPQQISKTILESNKTFNQLTLPAGAYAKPANQTPFNFGANQDFTIEFWIKPNAAYSSDPVFIGNKNWANGKNKGIIFSGYSGQTFKMNIADGTNRIDLIGGKLETNKWKHIAASFDRDGLVTLYEDGVPVTFAKMSTIGNIDSVLPLTLNQDGTNTYGVTLAASYKDVRIWKSALPNDVIANWANQDITTSHPYYSQLLANWTCNETSGNSLTDSSSNANPMTITGSPTYALNTSNSFKIYDYTSTTRETDHFPTVLNWLCIPVLSSWGIDGVNRIPECSKGTLATQEVKETTDHFIIYPNPASTYVSIRYQSGDKEIKAEIIDTKGSLITTKSLKSSHGNYDEKINIEGLPSGMYFIKLKGSKKSLTKAFIKK; encoded by the coding sequence ATGGCAGTTATAATAAGCTGTTTCCTTGGTGCCCAAACCAAAAAAGTTCTTTTTATTGGTATTGACGGTTGTCGTGCAGATGTCATGATGTCTACCAACACACCTAACATCCAAAACCTCATCAGCCAGTCTATTTATTCTCTTGATGGATTATGTGCTGCCACAACCTGGAGTGGAAATGGCTGGAGTACTATGCTTACCGGTGTATGGCATACTAAACATAATGTACAGGACAATAATTTTACCAACCCAAATTATGTGAATTATCCTGATTTTCTAACCAGAGCAGAAAATTATAATCCTAACCTTAGAACGATTTCCCTTGCCAATTGGGCTCCAATCAACGACAAAATTGTAAAGAATGCAGATATAAAATCTAACTTAGGAAGCGATCTTGCCGTAAAAAATGCGGCCGTAAATGCTTTACAGAATGATAATCCTGATATCCTTTTCGTAGATTTTGATGATGTAGATCATGCTGGTCATTCGTATGGGTTTTCTTCTGCTGTTCCCCAGTATGTTTCTTCTATTCAGACTACGGATGCTTACATTGGAGAGATTGTGAATGCTATGAAAAACAGATCCACCTACAATAATGAGGATTGGATGGTTGTTTTAACAACAGATCATGGCGCAACAGATACTTCCCACGGTGGCGGAAATCTTTCTGAACGGGATATTTTCACGATTTATTCTAATCCCGGTTTTACCCCTCAACAGATCAGTAAAACTATTCTGGAATCCAATAAGACTTTTAATCAGCTTACTCTTCCTGCAGGAGCTTATGCAAAGCCCGCCAACCAAACTCCATTTAATTTTGGAGCCAATCAGGATTTCACTATTGAATTTTGGATAAAGCCCAATGCAGCCTATTCCAGTGATCCTGTATTTATTGGAAATAAAAACTGGGCCAATGGAAAGAACAAAGGGATTATCTTCTCCGGCTACTCCGGACAAACTTTTAAAATGAATATTGCAGATGGTACCAACCGAATTGACCTTATTGGTGGAAAATTGGAAACTAATAAATGGAAACATATTGCAGCGAGCTTTGACAGAGATGGTCTTGTTACCTTATATGAGGACGGTGTTCCCGTAACTTTTGCTAAAATGAGTACTATAGGAAATATAGATTCTGTACTTCCATTAACATTAAATCAGGATGGAACCAATACTTACGGAGTGACTCTTGCCGCTTCTTACAAAGACGTAAGAATATGGAAATCTGCCCTTCCTAATGATGTGATCGCGAACTGGGCTAACCAGGATATTACAACATCTCATCCTTATTATTCTCAGTTATTGGCAAATTGGACATGTAATGAAACTTCAGGAAACTCCTTGACTGATTCCAGCTCTAATGCCAATCCTATGACGATCACAGGATCTCCAACTTATGCTCTTAATACCTCAAATAGTTTTAAAATCTATGATTACACCTCAACAACGAGAGAAACAGATCATTTCCCAACGGTATTGAACTGGTTGTGTATTCCGGTCCTGTCTTCATGGGGAATTGATGGTGTAAACAGAATCCCTGAATGTTCAAAAGGAACTTTGGCAACTCAGGAAGTAAAAGAAACAACAGATCATTTTATTATATATCCCAATCCTGCATCTACTTATGTAAGCATCCGATATCAATCTGGAGATAAGGAAATTAAAGCAGAAATTATAGATACTAAAGGGTCACTTATTACCACAAAAAGCCTAAAGTCTTCCCACGGAAATTATGATGAGAAAATCAATATTGAAGGGCTTCCTTCAGGAATGTATTTTATTAAACTTAAAGGAAGTAAAAAATCTCTGACCAAAGCTTTTATCAAGAAATAA